The Paenalcaligenes faecalis genome has a window encoding:
- the gcvH gene encoding glycine cleavage system protein GcvH, producing the protein MQLPIDRRYASTHEWALVQGDEVLVGITDFAQDQLGDLVFVGDFTTGVHLKAGDLAGVVESVKAASDIYAPVAGTVIAFNELLADAPETLNDQPYEAWIFKMKVDNIADLEQLLSATQYQSENE; encoded by the coding sequence ATGCAATTACCGATAGATAGACGCTATGCGTCTACACATGAATGGGCATTGGTTCAGGGTGATGAAGTCTTGGTAGGCATTACCGATTTTGCTCAAGACCAGCTAGGTGATTTGGTGTTCGTGGGGGATTTCACCACTGGGGTGCATTTAAAAGCAGGTGATTTAGCAGGGGTCGTAGAATCAGTTAAGGCGGCTTCAGATATTTATGCACCAGTCGCAGGCACGGTGATTGCTTTTAATGAGTTATTGGCAGATGCGCCTGAAACGTTAAATGATCAACCCTATGAGGCGTGGATCTTTAAAATGAAAGTAGATAATATTGCCGATTTAGAGCAGCTGTTATCAGCAACCCAATATCAGTCCGAAAACGAATAG
- a CDS encoding arginine/lysine/ornithine decarboxylase codes for MKFRFPIVIIDEDFRSENASGLGIRALADALEAEGVEVLGVTSYGDLSSFAQQQSRASAFILSIDDEEFDEDSPEDVAAAIKNLRTFIGELRFRNEDIPIYLYGETRTSQHIPNDILRELHGFIHMFEDTPEFVARHIMREARSYLDGLAPPFFRELVKYASDGSYSWHCPGHSGGVAFLKSPVGQMFHQFFGENMLRADVCNAVDELGQLLDHTGPVAEAETNAARIFHADHCFFVTNGTSTSNKIVWHANVANNDIVVVDRNCHKSILHAITMTGAIPVFLRPTRNHLGIIGPIPLEEFSPESIQRKIEANPFARDVKNKNPRILTLTQSTYDGVIYNVEDIKATLGETIDTLHFDEAWLPHAAFHEFYEDMHAIGPNRPRCKDTMVYATHSTHKLLAGLSQASQITVQDAENRALDRNIFNEAYLMHTSTSPQYAIIASCDVAAAMMEPPGGTALVEESIKEAVDFRRAMRKVSSEYGKDDWWFQVWGPDKLVNDGIGSREDWILKSNDRWHGFGELAEGFNMLDPIKATVVTPGLDISGTFAETGIPAALVSKYLAEHGVVVEKTGLYSFFILFTIGITKGRWNTLLTALQQFKDDYDRNQPLWRILPDFCKAHPTYDRLGLRDLCQQIHEVYKKYDLARLTTEVYLSDMIPAMKPSDAYAKMAHREVERVNIDELEGRVTGVLLTPYPPGIPLLIPGERFNRMIVDYLQFAREFNAQFPGFETYVHGLAQDIGPDGNPRYYVDCIRED; via the coding sequence ATGAAATTTCGTTTTCCTATCGTCATTATTGACGAGGACTTTCGTTCAGAAAATGCATCAGGTTTGGGTATTAGAGCCTTAGCTGATGCACTTGAGGCCGAGGGCGTTGAAGTCCTTGGTGTGACCAGTTATGGTGATCTTAGCTCGTTTGCGCAGCAGCAAAGCCGCGCTAGCGCCTTTATTTTGTCCATTGATGATGAGGAGTTCGACGAGGACTCCCCAGAGGACGTAGCTGCTGCGATTAAAAACTTGCGCACCTTTATTGGTGAGCTACGTTTTCGTAACGAAGACATTCCTATCTACCTATACGGTGAAACTCGGACTTCGCAACATATTCCGAATGATATCTTGCGTGAATTGCATGGCTTCATTCACATGTTTGAAGATACGCCAGAGTTTGTAGCCCGTCACATCATGAGAGAAGCCCGTTCGTATTTGGACGGTTTGGCTCCTCCCTTTTTTCGTGAGCTGGTTAAATACGCCTCAGATGGCTCGTATTCTTGGCATTGTCCGGGGCATTCGGGTGGAGTTGCCTTTTTAAAGAGTCCAGTAGGTCAAATGTTTCATCAGTTTTTTGGTGAAAACATGTTGCGTGCTGATGTATGTAATGCGGTAGATGAATTAGGTCAATTACTGGATCATACCGGCCCTGTCGCCGAGGCAGAAACCAATGCAGCGCGTATTTTCCACGCAGATCACTGTTTCTTTGTGACCAATGGAACCTCTACCTCAAATAAAATTGTTTGGCATGCGAATGTGGCAAATAATGATATTGTGGTTGTGGATCGAAACTGCCATAAATCGATTTTGCATGCAATTACGATGACGGGTGCTATCCCTGTGTTTTTACGTCCTACGCGTAACCACTTGGGTATTATTGGTCCTATTCCCCTAGAGGAATTCTCGCCTGAAAGCATTCAGCGCAAAATAGAAGCCAACCCGTTTGCGCGTGATGTAAAAAATAAAAACCCACGTATTTTGACCCTAACTCAAAGTACTTATGATGGTGTCATTTATAACGTAGAGGACATCAAGGCCACCTTAGGTGAGACCATTGATACTTTGCATTTTGACGAAGCGTGGCTGCCACATGCCGCTTTCCATGAGTTCTACGAGGACATGCATGCCATAGGTCCAAATCGTCCGCGTTGTAAAGATACAATGGTGTATGCGACGCATTCCACGCATAAACTCTTAGCGGGATTGTCTCAGGCATCACAAATTACCGTGCAAGACGCAGAAAATCGTGCTTTAGATCGCAATATCTTTAACGAAGCGTATTTGATGCACACATCAACCTCTCCGCAGTACGCCATTATTGCTTCATGTGATGTGGCAGCAGCGATGATGGAGCCTCCAGGAGGAACCGCGCTGGTAGAGGAAAGTATCAAAGAGGCGGTGGACTTCCGTCGTGCTATGCGCAAGGTTTCCTCCGAGTACGGTAAAGACGATTGGTGGTTCCAAGTATGGGGGCCAGATAAGCTAGTCAATGATGGTATTGGCAGCCGTGAGGATTGGATTTTAAAGTCCAATGATCGCTGGCATGGCTTTGGCGAGTTAGCCGAAGGCTTCAACATGCTTGATCCGATCAAAGCCACGGTTGTTACACCGGGCTTAGATATTTCGGGTACGTTTGCCGAAACAGGGATTCCTGCTGCTTTAGTTTCTAAGTACTTGGCTGAGCATGGTGTAGTGGTTGAAAAAACGGGCTTGTATTCCTTTTTCATTCTGTTCACGATTGGGATTACCAAAGGTCGCTGGAACACATTGCTAACGGCCTTGCAACAGTTTAAAGATGACTACGATCGTAATCAGCCACTTTGGCGCATTTTGCCAGATTTCTGCAAAGCACACCCTACTTACGATCGTTTAGGTTTACGTGATTTATGTCAGCAGATTCACGAAGTCTACAAAAAGTATGATTTAGCTCGTTTAACGACAGAGGTTTATCTTAGTGACATGATTCCAGCGATGAAACCTTCTGATGCTTATGCAAAAATGGCACACCGAGAGGTAGAGCGTGTCAATATTGATGAGCTAGAGGGGCGTGTGACAGGGGTATTGCTCACTCCTTATCCTCCTGGTATTCCTTTGTTGATCCCGGGCGAGCGCTTTAATCGTATGATTGTGGATTATTTGCAATTTGCTCGTGAATTTAATGCGCAATTCCCTGGTTTTGAGACCTATGTACATGGGTTAGCTCAGGATATAGGCCCGGATGGAAATCCTCGTTATTACGTAGACTGTATTCGCGAAGATTAA
- the dcd gene encoding dCTP deaminase produces MSIKSDRWIRRQAEEHGMIEPFEPDQVRSINGQKIVSYGTSSYGYDVRCANEFKIFTNINSTIVDPKNFDEKSFVDFVGDVCIIPPNSFALARTVEYFRIPREVLTVCLGKSTYARCGIIVNVTPLEPEWEGHVTLEFSNTTPLPAKIYAGEGCAQMLFFGGDEVCDVSYRDRGGKYQGQLGVTLPRT; encoded by the coding sequence ATGAGTATTAAAAGTGATCGTTGGATTCGTCGCCAAGCCGAAGAACACGGCATGATCGAGCCCTTTGAGCCCGATCAAGTGCGCAGCATCAATGGACAGAAAATAGTTAGCTATGGCACCAGCAGCTATGGCTATGATGTACGCTGTGCGAATGAATTTAAAATTTTTACAAATATTAATTCCACTATCGTTGATCCCAAAAATTTTGATGAAAAATCTTTTGTGGATTTTGTGGGTGATGTGTGTATTATTCCACCTAACTCGTTTGCGCTTGCGCGCACAGTAGAGTATTTTCGGATTCCGCGCGAGGTCTTAACTGTCTGCTTAGGCAAAAGTACCTATGCACGCTGCGGTATCATTGTAAATGTGACACCCTTAGAACCCGAATGGGAAGGGCATGTTACTTTAGAGTTCTCAAATACCACTCCACTACCTGCAAAAATCTACGCTGGCGAAGGCTGCGCGCAGATGTTGTTCTTTGGTGGTGATGAGGTTTGTGATGTGTCTTATCGCGATCGCGGTGGTAAATATCAAGGCCAGTTAGGCGTCACCTTGCCACGCACTTAG
- a CDS encoding methionine aminotransferase translates to MLIHSKLPHLRPNIFSHMAAVAAQYQAVNLAQGFPDFGSDPELLNLLSHYTQQGMNQYASGTGLPALREQISAYLQRRDQYSYDSDSEITIMAGATEALFCCISAFVGAGDEAIILEPAYDTYEPTIELVGGIVRRVQLQAPEFKINWDELKQQINAKTTALIINTPHNPTGTILSRDDLEQLAELLAGTNIVVISDEVYADMVYAPHHHIGAAAIDGLRERSVVIGSFGKSFHITGWKTGFCAAPAQLTNELRKIHNLTIFSVHTPSQFALADFMKNPAHIENAAPMYAEKRAYFLHGLANSAWKFLPSQGSYFVTADYSAISDLNDFDFCHELAKTYGVTAIPYSAFYQQAPSDQRLIRFCFAKKTETLNAAIDKLLQCKTV, encoded by the coding sequence CTTTGGCAGCGACCCTGAGTTATTAAATTTACTTAGTCACTACACGCAGCAAGGCATGAATCAATACGCCTCTGGAACAGGTCTACCTGCTCTCAGAGAGCAAATCAGTGCTTATTTACAGCGTAGAGATCAATACAGCTATGATTCAGACTCTGAAATCACAATTATGGCTGGAGCAACTGAAGCCTTATTTTGCTGCATATCAGCCTTTGTAGGTGCCGGTGATGAGGCCATCATCCTTGAGCCTGCCTACGACACCTACGAGCCCACGATTGAATTAGTGGGTGGTATTGTTAGACGAGTACAGCTGCAAGCCCCCGAATTTAAAATTAACTGGGATGAGCTTAAACAACAAATCAACGCTAAAACCACAGCTCTAATCATCAATACCCCTCATAATCCTACAGGGACTATCTTGAGCCGTGACGACCTAGAGCAATTGGCTGAGCTTTTAGCTGGCACCAATATTGTGGTCATCAGCGATGAAGTCTATGCCGATATGGTATATGCACCCCATCATCACATAGGCGCCGCCGCCATTGATGGCCTACGTGAGCGTAGTGTGGTGATCGGCTCTTTTGGCAAGAGTTTTCACATTACGGGCTGGAAAACCGGTTTTTGTGCAGCCCCTGCCCAGCTAACAAACGAACTACGCAAAATCCATAACCTGACCATTTTTTCGGTGCATACCCCCTCTCAATTTGCATTAGCCGATTTTATGAAAAACCCGGCTCATATTGAAAATGCAGCACCTATGTATGCAGAAAAACGCGCTTACTTTCTACACGGACTGGCTAACTCTGCATGGAAATTCTTACCTAGCCAAGGCAGCTACTTTGTCACCGCTGACTACTCGGCCATCAGTGATTTAAATGATTTTGATTTTTGCCATGAGCTCGCCAAGACCTATGGTGTCACTGCCATTCCTTATAGTGCTTTTTACCAGCAGGCTCCTTCTGATCAGCGTTTAATTCGCTTTTGCTTTGCAAAGAAAACAGAAACATTAAATGCGGCAATTGATAAATTGCTTCAGTGCAAAACCGTTTAA
- a CDS encoding NAD(P)/FAD-dependent oxidoreductase encodes MAVDFDVAVIGAGAAGMMAASVAGQRGLRVVLIDHAKKLGEKIRISGGGRCNFTNTGTSVQHFISQNPNFCRSALSAYKPADFLQLVESYGIAWHEKHKGQLFCDDSSESIIQLLRQECVKGNVSWRMPCSVQSVQQTPAGYLIETDADPIACKQLVIATGGMALPQVGATDFALHLARQFGLKVIEPRPALVPLTFDSHFWQDFVPLSGVSTEVELSNQAKAKSKMTFLEDLLFTHRGLSGPGILQISSYWQPGEAITINLAPGMDLSQTLITQKQGNRQQLGNFLATLWPKRLVEQWISAAQAIPDGVAEQRMADISDKVLRQLGQALHHWALVPTGTAGYKKAEVMRGGVDTRDLNQKTMAARAHPNLYFIGESVDVTGWLGGYNFQWAWASGVACGRALQGE; translated from the coding sequence ATGGCTGTTGATTTTGATGTGGCTGTCATAGGTGCTGGCGCTGCTGGCATGATGGCAGCCAGCGTGGCTGGGCAACGTGGCTTACGCGTGGTCTTAATAGACCACGCAAAAAAACTAGGCGAAAAAATCCGTATATCAGGTGGAGGGCGGTGTAACTTCACCAATACGGGTACGTCTGTACAACATTTCATTTCACAAAATCCCAATTTTTGTCGTTCGGCACTGTCGGCATATAAACCGGCTGACTTTTTACAGTTAGTAGAAAGTTATGGCATTGCTTGGCACGAAAAACACAAAGGCCAATTGTTTTGTGATGACTCCAGTGAGTCCATCATTCAATTGTTGCGTCAGGAGTGCGTAAAGGGCAATGTGTCATGGCGTATGCCTTGCTCAGTACAGTCTGTGCAACAAACCCCTGCCGGTTATCTAATTGAAACGGATGCCGATCCAATCGCATGTAAGCAGTTGGTGATAGCCACTGGTGGTATGGCTCTACCGCAGGTTGGAGCAACAGACTTTGCTTTGCATTTGGCCAGACAGTTTGGTCTTAAAGTGATTGAGCCTCGTCCAGCCTTAGTGCCTTTAACCTTTGATAGCCATTTTTGGCAAGACTTCGTGCCGTTAAGTGGGGTGAGTACAGAGGTTGAATTATCTAATCAGGCTAAAGCAAAAAGCAAAATGACGTTTCTAGAAGATTTGCTTTTTACCCACCGAGGTCTTTCTGGGCCTGGTATTTTGCAGATTTCTAGCTATTGGCAACCGGGCGAGGCAATTACGATTAACTTAGCCCCAGGTATGGACTTAAGTCAGACGCTGATTACGCAAAAGCAGGGTAATCGACAGCAGTTGGGCAATTTTTTAGCTACGCTTTGGCCTAAGCGTTTAGTGGAGCAATGGATTAGTGCCGCTCAGGCTATTCCCGATGGGGTCGCAGAGCAGCGGATGGCTGATATTTCTGACAAGGTTCTACGTCAACTTGGGCAGGCTCTACATCATTGGGCTCTAGTACCCACGGGGACAGCAGGCTACAAAAAAGCCGAGGTGATGCGAGGCGGGGTGGATACGCGAGATTTAAATCAAAAAACCATGGCTGCGCGAGCACACCCTAATTTGTATTTTATTGGCGAGTCAGTGGATGTGACCGGCTGGCTTGGTGGTTATAATTTTCAATGGGCATGGGCCTCAGGCGTAGCGTGTGGTCGTGCCTTGCAAGGAGAATAA